A window of the Helianthus annuus cultivar XRQ/B chromosome 4, HanXRQr2.0-SUNRISE, whole genome shotgun sequence genome harbors these coding sequences:
- the LOC110937458 gene encoding BTB/POZ domain-containing protein At1g30440 isoform X2 gives MEKLIADASEKGDANCTINLKDIPGGAKTFELVAKFCYGVKHEITASNVVHLRCAAEHLEMTEQYGEDNLISQTEIFFNQVVLKNWKDSLKCLQTCGDENIIPHAEELNITKRCIESLAVKASTDPNLFGWPMIDHGGPMQSPGGSLLWNGISTGARPVNLSSDWWFDDVSSLTLPLYKKLTLAMEARGIKQEIIAGSLEYYAKKYLPGLSRRKSSQMGPTAIDPPPEEDQKILLEEIDCLLPMQKGLVSTKFLFGLLRTALILRASPSCISNLEKRIGMQLDQATLEDLLMPNFSYSMETLYNFECVLRMVQHFMAIDQATGGASPCSIEDEHLLGSPSLTPVTMVAKLIDGYLAEVAPDVNLKLTKFMSLAEAVPEYARPMDDGLYRAIDIYLKSHPMLADSDREELCRLMDCQKLSLEACTHAAQNERLPLRIIVQVLFFEQLQLRTSIAGCFLVSDNLADGSRQFRSGLGAASQEGGWNTAVRENQVLKVGMDSMRMRVSELEKECSDMKQEIEKLGRVKGGTGGGSTWSNVSKKFGFRLKSQMCSAQEGSVSKQDNASGKVEKGRGKQHKHKKNLSWDE, from the exons ATGGAAAAATTGATAGCAGATGCATCCGAGAAAGGAGACGCAAATTGTACCATAAACCTCAAAGACATTCCGGGCGGGGCCAAAACATTTGAACTTGTTGCAAAATTCTGTTACGGAGTAAAACACGAAATCACCGCCTCAAATGTAGTACACCTCCGTTGTGCCGCCGAGCATCTAGAAATGACTGAACAGTATGGCGAGGACAACTTAATTTCACAAACCGAAATCTTTTTTAATCAAGTCGTTCTTAAAAATTGGAAAGATTCATTAAAATGCCTCCAAACATGTGGCGATGAAAATATTATCCCTCATGCTGAAGAGCTTAACATTACAAAACGGTGTATAGAGTCGTTGGCGGTCAAGGCGAGCACCGACCCGAATTTGTTCGGTTGGCCCATGATTGACCATGGTGGGCCCATGCAGAGCCCGGGCGGTAGTTTGTTGTGGAATGGTATAAGCACCGGGGCCCGTCCTGTAAATCTGAGCTCGGATTGGTGGTTTGATGACGTTTCGTCTTTGACTTTACCTCTTTACAAAAAGTTGACTTTGGCAATGGAAGCTCGCGGAATTAAACAAGAAATCATAGCAGGCTCGCTTGAGTATTATGCAAAGAAGTATTTACCAGGGTTAAGTCGCCGGAAAAGTTCTCAGATGGGCCCGACCGCAATCGATCCGCCACCGGAAGAAGACCAAAAGATTTTACTCGAGGAAATTGACTGTTTACTTCCGATGCAAAAAGGGCTCGTCTCAACGAAGTTTTTATTCGGGCTTTTACGAACCGCTTTGATTCTTCGGGCTAGCCCGTCTTGCATATCAAATTTGGAAAAAAGAATTGGGATGCAGCTTGATCAGGCAACCCTTGAAGATTTATTAATGCCGAATTTTTCTTATTCGATGGAAACGTTGTATAATTTTGAATGCGTGCTGAGGATGGTTCAACATTTTATGGCTATTGATCAAGCAACAGGTGGTGCGTCTCCTTGTTCTATCGAGGATGAACACTTGTTGGGTTCACCATCTCTGACACCTGTCACCATGGTGGCTAAGCTAATTGACGGTTACTTGGCGGAAGTTGCACCTGATGTTAATTTAAAGCTTACAAAATTCATGTCTCTTGCTGAGGCTGTTCCCGAGTATGCTAGACCGATGGATGATGGCTTGTATCGTGCAATTGACATATATTTGAAG TCTCATCCAATGCTAGCCGATTCGGACAGAGAAGAACTCTGCAGGCTCATGGATTGCCAAAAACTATCATTAGAAGCGTGCACACACGCAGCACAGAACGAAAGATTACCCTTAAGAATCATAGTCCAAGTTCTTTTCTTTGAGCAGTTGCAGCTCCGGACTTCCATAGCCGGTTGTTTCTTGGTCTCAGACAATCTCGCAGACGGGTCACGACAATTCAGAAGCGGGTTGGGTGCAGCGTCACAGGAAGGCGGTTGGAACACGGCTGTGAGAGAGAATCAAGTTCTGAAAGTGGGTATGGATAGCATGAGAATGAGGGTATCCGAGCTTGAAAAAGAGTGTTCGGACATGAAACAGGAGATTGAAAAACTGGGTCGGGTTAAGGGCGGCACTGGCGGCGGCAGTACTTGGAGTAACGTGTCGAAGAAGTTTGGGTTCAGACTCAAGTCTCAAATGTGTAGTGCACAAGAGGGAAGTGTTAGCAAGCAAGATAATGCAAGTGGGAAGGTTGAAAAGGGTAGAGGGAAGCAACATAAGCACAAGAAAAATTTGTCTTGGGATGAGTAG
- the LOC110937455 gene encoding probable WRKY transcription factor 14 → MESNFHGDLADIFRPGSVNSGDPPGVSEWQYFDQSDQETQMIQKSTRNHDVIMDHHQGFGQPFTSLLADPLILDQPTSSTPPCFFGTTSLNENHKQSPAAGRIQLGFDDNNNNNNNHNHNMFSKMLQISSKSEIITSSSNNSSSSSKRSLLEASTTSLQISSPRNPAIKRRKSQAKKVVCIPAPTPVNSRPTGEVVPSDLWAWRKYGQKPIKGSPYPRGYYRCSSSKGCSARKQVERSRTDPNMLVITYTSEHNHPWPTQRNALAGSTRAPQPPKTATETTEQQQQQQQQQPQKESIEDEGSALLGGGGIQVKDELQVLEGSFPQGYRPELPGSGGQPDDFFSGLGEIEVDPISMLLNHGFLGGGDDDEEAENYNKDLDPFS, encoded by the exons ATGGAGAGCAATTTTCATGGTGATTTAGCAGATATATTCCGGCCAGGAAGCGTCAACTCGGGCGATCCACCGGGTGTTTCGGAATGGCAATACTTTGATCAATCTGATCAAGAAACACAAATGATCCAAAAGTCAACAAGAAACCATGATGTTATTATGGATCATCATCAGGGTTTTGGTCAACCCTTTACTAGTCTTCTTGCAGATCCACTCATTCTTGATCAACCAACATCATCAACTCCTCCATGCTTCTTTGGAACAACAAGTTTGAATGAAAATCATAAACAATCTCCAGCAGCAGGAAGAATACAATTAGGGTTTGatgataataataacaataataataatcataatcataatatGTTCTCAAAGATGCTGCAGATTTCATCAAAGAGTGAAATCATCACATCTTCTTCTAATaattcttcttcttcatctaaaCGAAGTTTGCTGGAAGCTTCCACCACCTCCTTACAGATCTCATCACCGAGAAATCCGGCCATCAAGAGAAG GAAGAGTCAGGCAAagaaagtggtgtgcataccggCACCAACACCAGTAAATAGTAGACCCACGGGTGAAGTAGTTCCGTCGGATCTTTGGGCATGGAGAAAATATGGTCAAAAGCCTATCAAAGGTTCCCCTTATCCAAG AGGGTACTACAGATGTAGTAGTTCAAAGGGTTGTTCAGCAAGAAAACAAGTGGAAAGAAGCCGAACTGACCCCAACATGTTGGTGATCACCTACACTTCTGAACACAACCATCCATGGCCAACACAAAGAAATGCCCTTGCTGGCTCCACTAGAGCCCCACAACCACCAAAGACCGCCACCGAAACCACagaacagcaacaacagcagcaacagcaacaaccgCAAAAAGAAAGCATAGAAGATGAAGGATCAGCCTTACTAGGAGGTGGTGGGATCCAAGTGAAAGATGAATTACAAGTATTGGAAGGAAGTTTTCCTCAAGGTTACCGGCCAGAGTTGCCCGGCTCTGGCGGTCAACCGGATGATTTTTTTTCGGGTTTAGGAGAGATTGAAGTTGATCCCATAAGCATGTTGTTGAACCATGGTTTCttgggtggtggtgatgatgatgaagaagcagAAAATTATAACAAGGATTTGGATCCTTTCAGTTAA
- the LOC110937457 gene encoding coatomer subunit epsilon-1 — protein sequence MAMAPDVLFNLRNNFYLGAYQAAINNSDIPNLSEDDAIERDCLVYRSYIALGSYQLVINEVDSSAATPLQAVKLLALYLFSPDNKESAISSIKEWLGDAAIGNNPILRLIAGTIFMHEQDYNEALKYTNAGGTMELYALNVHIFLKMNRSDYAEKQLRVMQQIDEDHTLTQLATAWLNLAVGGSKIQEAYLIFQDFSEKYQMTSLILNGKAVCCMHMGNFDEAESFLLEALNKDAKDRETLANLVVCCLHLGKPSARFLSQLKLSDPEHMLVKRGLTAEENFDRAMQTVG from the exons ATGGCGATGGCACCAGACGTGTTGTTCAATCTTCGAAACAACTTCTACTTAGGAGCATATCAAGCCGCCATTAACAACAGCGACATTCCAAACCTATCAGAAGACGATGCAATCGAACGCGATTGCCTCGTGTACAGATCCTACATCGCCCTAGGAAGCTATCAG CTTGTGATTAACGAAGTGGATTCGTCTGCGGCAACGCCTCTTCAGGCCGTGAAACTGCTCGCGTTGTATCTCTTCAGTCCTGATAATAAG GAAAGCGCAATTTCAAGTATAAAGGAGTGGTTGGGTGATGCAGCCATTGGGAACAATCCAATACTCAGGCTTATTGCTGGGACAATATTCATGCATGAGCAGGACTACAATGAGGCTCTTAAATACACAAATGCTGGGGGGACTATGGAACT ATACGCCTTGAACGTCCACATTTTCCTAAAGATGAACAGATCAGATTATGCTGAGAAGCAGTTGAGAGTTATGCAACAGATTGATGAGGATCACACGCTGACTCAGCTTGCAACTGCATGGCTTAACTTAGCTGTG GGTGGTTCGAAGATACAGGAAGCGTATCTCATATTCCAGGACTTCTCTGAGAAGTACCAGATGACTAGTCTGATACTTAATGGAAAAGCTGTATGCTGCATGCACATGGGCAATTTTGATGAAGCTGAGTCGTTTTTACTAGAAGCACTAAACAAG GATGCAAAGGACAGAGAAACACTGGCTAATCTGGTTGTATGCTGTCTTCATCTTGGGAAACCTTCTGCACGGTTTTTAAG TCAACTGAAACTGTCAGACCCAGAACACATGCTGGTCAAACGGGGATTAACCGCAGAAGAAAATTTCGATAGAGCGATGCAAACAGTTGGTTGA
- the LOC110937458 gene encoding BTB/POZ domain-containing protein At1g30440 isoform X1, which produces MACMKLGSKADAFQKKGQAWFCTTGLPSDIVVEVEDMSFHLHKFPLLSRSGVMEKLIADASEKGDANCTINLKDIPGGAKTFELVAKFCYGVKHEITASNVVHLRCAAEHLEMTEQYGEDNLISQTEIFFNQVVLKNWKDSLKCLQTCGDENIIPHAEELNITKRCIESLAVKASTDPNLFGWPMIDHGGPMQSPGGSLLWNGISTGARPVNLSSDWWFDDVSSLTLPLYKKLTLAMEARGIKQEIIAGSLEYYAKKYLPGLSRRKSSQMGPTAIDPPPEEDQKILLEEIDCLLPMQKGLVSTKFLFGLLRTALILRASPSCISNLEKRIGMQLDQATLEDLLMPNFSYSMETLYNFECVLRMVQHFMAIDQATGGASPCSIEDEHLLGSPSLTPVTMVAKLIDGYLAEVAPDVNLKLTKFMSLAEAVPEYARPMDDGLYRAIDIYLKSHPMLADSDREELCRLMDCQKLSLEACTHAAQNERLPLRIIVQVLFFEQLQLRTSIAGCFLVSDNLADGSRQFRSGLGAASQEGGWNTAVRENQVLKVGMDSMRMRVSELEKECSDMKQEIEKLGRVKGGTGGGSTWSNVSKKFGFRLKSQMCSAQEGSVSKQDNASGKVEKGRGKQHKHKKNLSWDE; this is translated from the exons ATGGCTTGTATGAAATTGGGATCCAAAGCAGATGCGTTTCAGAAAAAAGGCCAAGCTTG GTTTTGCACAACCGGTCTTCCAAGCGATATTGTTGTTGAAGTGGAGGACATGTCTTTCCATCTTCATAAG TTTCCTTTGCTTTCAAGAAGTGGGGTTATGGAAAAATTGATAGCAGATGCATCCGAGAAAGGAGACGCAAATTGTACCATAAACCTCAAAGACATTCCGGGCGGGGCCAAAACATTTGAACTTGTTGCAAAATTCTGTTACGGAGTAAAACACGAAATCACCGCCTCAAATGTAGTACACCTCCGTTGTGCCGCCGAGCATCTAGAAATGACTGAACAGTATGGCGAGGACAACTTAATTTCACAAACCGAAATCTTTTTTAATCAAGTCGTTCTTAAAAATTGGAAAGATTCATTAAAATGCCTCCAAACATGTGGCGATGAAAATATTATCCCTCATGCTGAAGAGCTTAACATTACAAAACGGTGTATAGAGTCGTTGGCGGTCAAGGCGAGCACCGACCCGAATTTGTTCGGTTGGCCCATGATTGACCATGGTGGGCCCATGCAGAGCCCGGGCGGTAGTTTGTTGTGGAATGGTATAAGCACCGGGGCCCGTCCTGTAAATCTGAGCTCGGATTGGTGGTTTGATGACGTTTCGTCTTTGACTTTACCTCTTTACAAAAAGTTGACTTTGGCAATGGAAGCTCGCGGAATTAAACAAGAAATCATAGCAGGCTCGCTTGAGTATTATGCAAAGAAGTATTTACCAGGGTTAAGTCGCCGGAAAAGTTCTCAGATGGGCCCGACCGCAATCGATCCGCCACCGGAAGAAGACCAAAAGATTTTACTCGAGGAAATTGACTGTTTACTTCCGATGCAAAAAGGGCTCGTCTCAACGAAGTTTTTATTCGGGCTTTTACGAACCGCTTTGATTCTTCGGGCTAGCCCGTCTTGCATATCAAATTTGGAAAAAAGAATTGGGATGCAGCTTGATCAGGCAACCCTTGAAGATTTATTAATGCCGAATTTTTCTTATTCGATGGAAACGTTGTATAATTTTGAATGCGTGCTGAGGATGGTTCAACATTTTATGGCTATTGATCAAGCAACAGGTGGTGCGTCTCCTTGTTCTATCGAGGATGAACACTTGTTGGGTTCACCATCTCTGACACCTGTCACCATGGTGGCTAAGCTAATTGACGGTTACTTGGCGGAAGTTGCACCTGATGTTAATTTAAAGCTTACAAAATTCATGTCTCTTGCTGAGGCTGTTCCCGAGTATGCTAGACCGATGGATGATGGCTTGTATCGTGCAATTGACATATATTTGAAG TCTCATCCAATGCTAGCCGATTCGGACAGAGAAGAACTCTGCAGGCTCATGGATTGCCAAAAACTATCATTAGAAGCGTGCACACACGCAGCACAGAACGAAAGATTACCCTTAAGAATCATAGTCCAAGTTCTTTTCTTTGAGCAGTTGCAGCTCCGGACTTCCATAGCCGGTTGTTTCTTGGTCTCAGACAATCTCGCAGACGGGTCACGACAATTCAGAAGCGGGTTGGGTGCAGCGTCACAGGAAGGCGGTTGGAACACGGCTGTGAGAGAGAATCAAGTTCTGAAAGTGGGTATGGATAGCATGAGAATGAGGGTATCCGAGCTTGAAAAAGAGTGTTCGGACATGAAACAGGAGATTGAAAAACTGGGTCGGGTTAAGGGCGGCACTGGCGGCGGCAGTACTTGGAGTAACGTGTCGAAGAAGTTTGGGTTCAGACTCAAGTCTCAAATGTGTAGTGCACAAGAGGGAAGTGTTAGCAAGCAAGATAATGCAAGTGGGAAGGTTGAAAAGGGTAGAGGGAAGCAACATAAGCACAAGAAAAATTTGTCTTGGGATGAGTAG